One genomic window of Etheostoma spectabile isolate EspeVRDwgs_2016 chromosome 5, UIUC_Espe_1.0, whole genome shotgun sequence includes the following:
- the hs3st1l2 gene encoding heparan sulfate (glucosamine) 3-O-sulfotransferase 1-like 2, which translates to MLWTVILALLLLLLLQTQLSVCLRELRSGGSNSPAYSSSSPSSSSSYNATQQRLPGAIIIGVRKSGTRALLEMLNLHPNVEVAKAEVHYFNVEEHYRRGLAWYRAQMPFTVPGQLTVEKTPGYFAAPQVPLRVWNMNPAVRLLLIVRNPAERLVSDYTQVLHNRLTRHKSYQPLDELLIHKGHIDPGYKALQRSLYHQHLARWLEVFPREQIHVVDGDALIRDPFPELRKAERFLYLPPRISPSNFYYNTTKGFYCLLSAGHDKCLDESKGRPHAPLSTQAFNKLCRYLRKPNNLFFEMVGRSFSWC; encoded by the exons ATGCTGTGGACAGTGATACTAGCGCTactgctgcttctgctgctgcagACTCAGCTGTCTGTGTGCTTAAGGGAATTACGCAGCGGGGGCTCCAACTCCCCTGCCTACTCATCTTCATcaccatcttcctcctcctcttacaATGCTACCCAGCAGCGGCTGCCCGGAGCGATTATTATTGGCGTGCGAAAAAGCGGCACAAGAGCCCTGCTGGAGATGCTCAACCTGCACCCAAATGTGGAAGTGGCAAAGGCCGAG GTGCACTACTTCAACGTGGAGGAGCACTACCGCCGAGGCCTGGCCTGGTACCGAGCCCAGATGCCCTTTACCGTCCCAGGTCAGCTGACAGTGGAGAAGACCCCTGGCTACTTTGCAGCCCCTCAGGTTCCTCTACGTGTCTGGAACATGAACCCCGCCGTCCGCTTGTTGCTCATTGTCCGGAACCCGGCCGAAAGGCTGGTCTCTGACTACACCCAAGTCCTCCACAACCGCCTGACCCGCCACAAGTCCTACCAGCCACTAGATGAGCTCCTGATTCACAAGGGCCACATTGACCCTGGGTACAAGGCGCTGCAGAGGAGCCTGTACCACCAGCATCTGGCCCGCTGGCTGGAGGTCTTCCCCAGGGAGCAGATCCACGTGGTGGACGGTGACGCGCTCATTCGGGATCCCTTCCCTGAGCTGAGGAAGGCTGAGAGGTTTCTGTACCTGCCGCCCAGGATAAGTCCCAGCAACTTCTACTACAACACCACCAAGGGCTTCTACTGCCTCCTGTCTGCCGGTCACGACAAGTGCCTGGACGAGTCTAAAGGCAGGCCACATGCGCCACTGAGCACCCAGGCTTTTAACAAGCTTTGTCGCTACTTAAGGAAGCCTAACAACTTGTTCTTTGAAATGGTGGGGAGGTCGTTTTCCTGGTGCTGA